CGCGCACTTCCCCTGGGCTCGCAGTGCTTTGTAGCGCTCGCAGAAGTCCTTGTTGTGCCGTATCACCACCCAGCAGGCCATATAGAGCGCCCGCCTGACTTGTGAGCGTCCCCCCCAGATTGAACGCTTGCCCGACTGCTTGCCGCTGTCCTGGTTGAACGGCGCAACACCGACCAAGGCGGCAATTTCCTTCTTATCCACCTGGCCCAGCTCTGGCAGCAAGGCCATCAGCTTTCCGGCAGTAATCAGACCAATTCCTTTGACTTGAGTGAGCTGTTTAACCCGATCATCAGGCAAAGCTGCTGCCTGCTGTGCGATCTCTTGTTCCAGCGCTCGAATTTCACCCTTCAGATAGGCGATGTGTTGTTCCAACCGCAAACAAACACTGGGAGCCCGCGCCTGCTTCAGGCGCCGCTTGTCATCGTCGCGCTGTTGGACGAAGCGATCCCGCTGCATAAGCAGTTCGCGCAGCAAAGCCCGCTCGGGTGTCATCACCTGGCAAGGCCGTGGGGGCATAACTTCAGCCAGGTGAGCCAAAACAGCTGCGTCAATGGGATCGGTCTTGGCGCGTTTACCCATCGACTTGGCAAAGTCCCGGGCACGACTGGGATTGATCCGGCAAACCGGAAAATCGGCATCCTGCAGCGCTTTGAGGACATTGCACTCGTAGCCACCGGTAGCTTCGAGCAAGACCATTGAAATTGCATACTCGCCAAGCTTTTCGACGA
The sequence above is drawn from the Pseudomonas putida genome and encodes:
- a CDS encoding IS110 family transposase codes for the protein MSSSVGIDVSSATLAVHIRPEGVNFSVSNDLKGFQLLVEKLGEYAISMVLLEATGGYECNVLKALQDADFPVCRINPSRARDFAKSMGKRAKTDPIDAAVLAHLAEVMPPRPCQVMTPERALLRELLMQRDRFVQQRDDDKRRLKQARAPSVCLRLEQHIAYLKGEIRALEQEIAQQAAALPDDRVKQLTQVKGIGLITAGKLMALLPELGQVDKKEIAALVGVAPFNQDSGKQSGKRSIWGGRSQVRRALYMACWVVIRHNKDFCERYKALRAQGKCAKVSVVACMRVLIVRLNAMLKTGTPWKEQIAHS